Proteins found in one Lycium ferocissimum isolate CSIRO_LF1 chromosome 6, AGI_CSIRO_Lferr_CH_V1, whole genome shotgun sequence genomic segment:
- the LOC132061004 gene encoding polygalacturonase-like, which translates to MTLLRNLFILFTIFVIITISLSSCRSIKFIDGDDHILREKTHDHHNMNNLEREFGYDFQAYPSNYFNTILEDNNNLQISGFDKFKNLEDDDEEAKVITINVDSFGAKGDGSTDDTNAFQKAWKEVCSSSTIVNYVVSQNKKYLLKPIKFSGPCKSSITMQIYGTLLASDDTSDYSKDSNHWLLFDSVENLVVGGGVINGNGKTWWQNSCKINKTLPCKHAPTALTFYNCSNLKVRDLKIEDAQQMHLAFERCSSVAVSSLVVSAPESSPNTDGIHITNTQIIQISNSTIGTGDDCISIVSGSQKVTATGIACGPGHGISIGSLGAGNSEAHVSDITVDGAKLSGTTNGLRIKTWQGGSGSASNINFQNVVMNGVKNPIIIDQSYCDQDSPCKEQSSAVQVKNVIYQNIKGTSATNEAINFNCSKNFPCQGILLENVKLLGENGETPKANWNNIDNLTCHNVSPECPK; encoded by the exons ATGACCCTTCTAAGGAATCTCTTCATTTTATTCACCATTTTTGTGATTATTACTATATCACTTTCATCTTGTAGGAGCATTAAATTCATTGATGGTGATGATCATATATTAAGAGAAAAAACTCATGATCATCACAACATGAATAATCTTGAAAGGGAATTTGGTTATGATTTTCAAGCTTACCCTTCAAATTATTTCAACACCATTCTTGAAGACAACAACAATCTTCAAATTAGCGGATTTgataaattcaagaatttgGAGGATGATGACGAAGAAGCTAAGGTTATAACAATCAATGTGGATAGCTTTGGAGCAAAAGGTGATGGAAGCACAGATGATACAAAT GCATTTCAAAAAGCATGGAAAGAGGTCTGTTCATCTTCAACTATTGTGAACTATGTGGTGTCGCAAAACAAGAAATATCTTCTCAAACCAATCAAATTTTCTGGGCCATGCAAATCTTCCATTACAATGCAG ATTTATGGAACCCTATTAGCATCTGATGATACTTCGGATTACAGCAAGGATAGTAACCACTGGCTTCTTTTTGATAGTGTTGAAAATTTGGTTGTTGGAGGAGGGGTTATCAATGGCAATGGAAAAACCTGGTGGCAAAATTCTTGCAAGATTAATAAAACATTG CCCTGCAAGCATGCACCTACG GCCCTAACATTTTACAACTGTAGCAACTTGAAAGTGAGAGACCTTAAGATAGAAGATGCACAACAAATGCATTTGGCATTTGAGAGATGCTCTAGTGTTGCTGTTTCAAGTTTGGTAGTGAGTGCTCCAGAAAGTAGCCCTAACACTGATGGAATCCATATAACAAACACTCAAATCATCCAAATATCTAATTCTACCATTGGCACAG GTGATGATTGTATCTCAATTGTGAGTGGATCTCAAAAGGTCACAGCCACAGGCATTGCTTGTGGACCAGGTCATGGAATAAG TATTGGTAGCTTAGGAGCTGGAAATTCAGAAGCTCATGTGTCTGATATTACTGTTGATGGAGCTAAGCTTTCTGGAACTACAAATGGACTCAGGATTAAGACTTGGCAG GGAGGATCTGGAAGTGCAAGCAATATCAACTTCCAAAATGTGGTTATGAATGGTGTCAAGAACCCCATAATTATAGACCAAAGTTATTGTGATCAAGATTCTCCATGCAAAGAACAG AGTTCAgcagttcaagtgaaaaatgtGATTTATCAAAACATCAAAGGCACAAGTGCAACAAATGAAGCCATAAATTTCAATTGCAGCAAGAATTTTCCATGTCAAGGGATTTTGTTGGAGAATGTAAAATTGTTAGGGGAAAATGGTGAAACTCCAAAAGCTAATTGGAACAATATTGACAATTTGACATGCCACAATGTTTCACCAGAATGTCccaaataa